One window of Phycisphaeraceae bacterium genomic DNA carries:
- a CDS encoding helix-turn-helix transcriptional regulator — MMTQVSRQRPRSPKQAASRRGAIDALLDPELFKALCDPTRVLLLGCLAKCGRACTVSEVAACCSVDLSVVSRHLRQLERAGVLRSSKEGRTVFYAVRYQDLSKALRDLADAIHACCPEGVDETSGGCCCA, encoded by the coding sequence ATGATGACGCAAGTAAGCAGACAACGCCCACGTTCGCCGAAGCAGGCCGCATCACGGCGGGGGGCGATTGATGCCCTGCTCGATCCGGAGTTGTTCAAGGCGTTGTGCGATCCGACGCGGGTGTTGCTGCTCGGGTGTCTTGCCAAGTGCGGCAGGGCGTGCACGGTGAGCGAGGTTGCGGCGTGCTGCTCGGTTGATCTCTCGGTCGTTTCGCGGCATCTGCGGCAGCTTGAGCGTGCCGGGGTTTTGCGGTCTTCCAAAGAGGGACGAACGGTCTTCTATGCCGTGAGGTATCAGGACCTGAGCAAGGCGCTGAGGGACCTTGCGGATGCGATCCATGCGTGCTGCCCGGAGGGAGTCGATGAGACGAGCGGAGGATGCTGCTGTGCCTAG
- a CDS encoding DEAD/DEAH box helicase — MCLLLLLNLPPNEPPWFPDLLRKLLIADLAAQLPGTPLDHTPPITDDEARKLLGRASVLSLSDDQSQRAIAYEIATRLIELFDNRIPGLISAADVILSRIGNFPGRKLLRQRYARGEGTTPEAPARLGLERIGRELENTVEIAGRVQPPLTDFQYEFLASLESATSVSVSAPTSAGKSFILGLDLIRRLRKVVPACVVYVVPTRALIREVTLTIRKHLREAGMEGVPVRSVPFPITQDKAPQGAVFILTQERLLSLLHSREGTQWITTLVVDEAQSIRDEARGVILQTAIEAVLIKHPQAEAHFASPLASNPEFLLDVVQRRDTGRHLVRTLSPVSQNLILVTPVRNKPGLVDCQLVGGTQPLELGRRSLSFKMNAGVYKSRALFAREVTKPDEITLLYANTPGDAEELAEALIEGQEAPGSPDPDIRELIEFVRSDLHPDYPLIRCLPHGVAYHYGFMPAIVRARVEDLCRDGKLKYVCCTSTLLQGVNLPARHIIIENPKRGSKNVMSRADFLNLAGRAGRLLQEFHGNVWCLRPATWEEKSYEGAPLTEIRSAMNEAMADGGTIVQKVLRNEVSGKELDYGEATLGKVYCDFVRGQRDLAESPWKTQANSATLAETASLVAALPVTLPNALLDANRAVRPDRLQKHHDYLAQLPSVLPLIPAIPRDKAGYARLEAIIKLLCESFAEDETKLYRRWNWLSVQWVYNQPLREIIKQDLASPVHPKGPQTATARIRALMEHIEVQLRFRLVKYFIAHTSILEHILRGRDDAATADALEPFHVYLECGASDRVALSLIALGLSRATALALRDKISFPEEASPESCLATLAALDLRSIQIPSLCLREVRDLFGRD, encoded by the coding sequence TCCCCCGATCACGGATGATGAAGCCCGCAAGCTCCTTGGGCGGGCTTCGGTGCTGTCTCTCTCGGACGACCAATCGCAACGCGCCATCGCCTACGAGATCGCGACGCGCCTGATCGAGTTGTTTGACAACCGCATCCCTGGGCTTATCTCCGCCGCCGATGTGATCCTCTCTCGAATCGGAAACTTCCCGGGACGTAAACTTCTTAGGCAACGCTACGCACGCGGCGAAGGGACCACGCCGGAGGCACCTGCCCGCCTTGGGCTTGAGCGCATCGGGCGCGAGCTTGAGAACACAGTTGAAATCGCAGGAAGAGTTCAGCCGCCGCTCACGGATTTTCAGTACGAGTTTCTCGCATCGCTGGAATCGGCCACTTCTGTGAGTGTGTCTGCTCCAACGTCGGCGGGCAAGTCGTTCATTCTGGGTCTGGACCTGATCCGACGACTCCGGAAGGTCGTGCCCGCCTGCGTCGTCTATGTGGTGCCGACCCGCGCGCTCATCCGCGAGGTCACGTTGACGATTCGGAAGCACCTCCGGGAAGCGGGCATGGAAGGCGTACCCGTGCGGTCGGTGCCCTTCCCGATTACGCAGGACAAGGCACCCCAAGGGGCTGTTTTCATTCTGACGCAAGAACGTCTCCTCAGTCTGTTGCACTCGCGGGAGGGGACGCAATGGATCACCACGCTCGTTGTGGACGAAGCCCAGAGCATCCGGGATGAAGCTCGGGGGGTGATCCTCCAGACCGCGATCGAGGCGGTTCTCATCAAGCACCCGCAGGCAGAGGCCCACTTTGCCAGCCCACTCGCTTCCAATCCGGAGTTCCTTCTGGATGTGGTTCAGAGGCGCGACACAGGCAGGCATCTCGTCCGCACGCTGTCGCCTGTGTCGCAGAACCTGATCTTGGTTACTCCGGTCAGGAACAAGCCTGGGCTTGTCGACTGCCAGTTGGTCGGTGGCACGCAGCCGCTGGAGCTTGGCCGTCGTTCCCTGTCGTTCAAGATGAACGCTGGCGTATACAAAAGCCGAGCCCTGTTTGCGCGAGAAGTGACGAAGCCCGATGAGATCACGCTCCTATACGCGAACACCCCCGGTGATGCCGAGGAACTTGCCGAGGCATTGATCGAGGGCCAGGAGGCACCGGGTTCTCCCGATCCGGACATCCGCGAGCTGATCGAGTTCGTCCGTTCCGACCTGCATCCCGACTACCCGCTGATTCGGTGCCTCCCGCACGGCGTGGCGTATCACTACGGGTTCATGCCCGCCATTGTGCGGGCCCGCGTCGAGGACTTGTGCCGCGACGGAAAGCTCAAGTACGTCTGCTGTACCAGCACACTGCTGCAAGGTGTGAACCTTCCGGCCCGGCACATTATCATCGAGAACCCCAAGCGAGGTTCGAAGAACGTGATGTCGCGCGCGGACTTCCTGAACCTCGCTGGCAGGGCAGGCCGTTTGTTGCAAGAGTTTCACGGCAACGTCTGGTGCCTCCGCCCAGCGACGTGGGAAGAGAAGTCCTACGAAGGCGCCCCACTGACCGAAATCCGCTCGGCCATGAACGAGGCTATGGCCGACGGAGGCACAATCGTACAGAAGGTGCTGAGGAATGAGGTCTCGGGCAAGGAGCTCGACTACGGCGAGGCAACGCTGGGCAAGGTCTACTGCGACTTTGTACGTGGCCAACGTGATCTGGCAGAGTCGCCGTGGAAAACCCAAGCGAACTCCGCCACACTTGCCGAAACAGCCTCGCTCGTCGCGGCCCTGCCCGTAACACTTCCTAATGCGTTGTTGGACGCAAACAGGGCTGTCAGGCCTGATCGCCTTCAGAAGCACCACGACTATTTGGCTCAGTTGCCCTCCGTCCTGCCTCTCATTCCGGCCATTCCGCGGGACAAGGCGGGATACGCAAGGCTAGAAGCGATCATCAAACTACTGTGCGAGAGTTTTGCCGAAGACGAGACGAAGCTATACAGGCGCTGGAACTGGCTTTCTGTTCAATGGGTCTACAACCAGCCGCTCCGCGAGATCATCAAGCAAGACTTGGCGAGCCCTGTCCATCCGAAGGGGCCTCAAACCGCGACCGCTCGAATCCGCGCACTTATGGAGCACATCGAGGTCCAGTTGCGATTTCGTCTGGTCAAGTACTTCATTGCCCATACGAGCATTCTTGAGCACATCCTGCGAGGGCGAGACGATGCGGCGACCGCCGACGCGCTTGAACCCTTCCACGTGTACCTTGAATGCGGGGCGTCCGATCGCGTCGCCCTGAGTCTGATCGCGCTCGGCTTGTCGCGGGCAACGGCATTGGCACTGCGTGACAAGATCAGCTTTCCAGAAGAAGCATCCCCCGAGAGCTGCTTAGCGACACTCGCCGCGCTAGATCTGAGGTCGATCCAGATTCCATCCTTGTGCCTCAGAGAAGTGAGAGACCTGTTCGGGAGAGACTAG